The Oncorhynchus masou masou isolate Uvic2021 chromosome 6, UVic_Omas_1.1, whole genome shotgun sequence genome has a window encoding:
- the LOC135541512 gene encoding uncharacterized protein LOC135541512 isoform X1, with translation MKAMFLWWSLAILFLIQIFASALELEMLDYKSEHFTCSEGISNCTVKAGAVVLIPECPVNLEVQPVLCCRQGTACRPCLHIHLDIQPRNHQTASYVNVCYNVPELGMDICKILEFTVIPAALDGQATSKQAWLSLLLKDNAVSFNSQVTVHVCSHHSKVVLPSVDEVCSSAARGVVEECDIPSFSTLIDQESHEVRLQVNKADDSPYPLEMCLQHEDNGVCRTCKESTVPLHSVTPCMCFQVWWNKGDERSHRSISCPFRNHTELLQRNVWENVSVSVMQGLMNNGGAMLSWNLTAPCRVEAEVWPCQKGAGLDMDRCTELVAFRQRLSDDIWRENSRGHWLMPGVFEDVVPGLDLCVMVKGKNSELGPFCPIDSSWWHWRWSLLVLLSLMLAVLAAICLYFLHGKLKRWAWEWYQKECGRLANRGHIVLLSPPDVDGSVSELVCELGSSLCAQGFSVSVDLWSRAELCSLGPLPWLHSQLQHLDSQGIRAILVLTQAAWERAEDWVRQWDQQGQQGKDIVQGVEKEEGVRRWRGRIMGFSRACPPRMQTCSVPL, from the exons ATGAAAGCAATGTTTTTGTGGTGGTCGCTTGCAATCCTTTTCTTGATCCAGATTTTCGCTTCAGCTTTGGAGTTGGAGATGCTTGACTATAAGAGTGAACACTTCACCTGCTCAGAG GGTATCTCTAACTGCACAGTGAAGGCAGGTGCTGTGGTTCTGATCCCAGAGTGTCCTGTCAATCTAGAGGTGCAGCCGGTGCTGTGCTGCAGACAGGGCACGGCATGCAGACCCTGCCTACATATTCACCTTGACATCCAGCCCAGAAACCACCAGACAG CATCATATGTGAATGTATGTTACAACGTACCAGAACTAGGAATGGACATTTGCAAGATTCTGGAGTTCACAGTGATCCCTGCTGCTCTGGATGGGCAAGCTACATCCAAG CAGGCATGGCTGTCACTGCTGCTTAAAGATAATGCAGTGTCCTTCAACAGTCAGGTGACTGTGCATGTTTGTTCCCACCACTCGAAAGTGGTGCTTCCCTCAGTGGATGAAG TGTGCTCATCTGCTGCACGGGGGGTTGTAGAAGAGTGTGACA TCCCTAGTTTCAGCACTCTGATTGATCAGGAAAGTCATGAGGTGAGGCTACAAGTCAACAAGGCAGATGACAGCCCCTACCCACTGGAAATGTGCCTACAACATGAAGATAACGGAGTGTGCAGG ACCTGTAAGGAGAGTACAGTTCCACTGCACTCTGTCACCCCCTGCATGTGCTTCCAG gTGTGGTGGAATAAAGGAGACGAGAGGTCTCATCGATCCATTAGCTGTCCCTTTAGAAACCACACCG agCTGCTGCAGAGGAATGTATGGGAGAATGTGTCAGTATCTGTGATGCAGGGCCTAATGAACAATGGTGGTGCCATGCTATCCTGGAACCTGACTGCCCCCTGTAGGGTGGAGGCAGAAGTGTGGCCCTGCCAGAAAGGGGCAGGCTTGGACATGGACAGGTGCACAGAGCTGGTTGCCTTTAGGCAGCGTCTGTCAGATGACATTTGGAGGGAAAACAGCAGGGGACACTGG CTGATGCCCGGTGTGTTTGAGGATGTCGTACCTGGCCTTGATCTCTGTGTGATG GTTAAAGGGAAGAACAGTGAGCTTGGCCCCTTCTGTCCCATTGACT ccagttGGTGGCACTGGCGCTGGAGTCTGTTGGTCCTGCTCTCCCTGATGCTGGCTGTCCTAGCAGCAATTTGTCTATATTTCCTGCATGGTAAACTGAAAC GGTGGGCATGGGAATGGTACCAGAAGGAGTGTGGTCGAC taGCCAACAGGGGACACATAGTGCTGCTGAGCCCGCCGGACGTGGATGGCTCTGTGTCAGAGCTGGTGTGTGAGCTCGGTTCCTCTCTGTGTGCCCAGGGCTTCAGTGTCTCTGTGGACCTGTGGAGTCGGGCTGAGCTGTGCTCTCTGGGGCCCCTGCCATGGCTGCACTCCCAGCTGCAGCACCTGGACAGTCAAGGGATCAGGGCAATACTGGTACTGACACAGGCAGCCTGGGAGAGGGCAGAGGACTGGGTCCGACAGTGGGACCAGCAGGGCCAACAGGGAAAGGATATAGTCCAGggagtggagaaggaggagggggtgaggaggtggagggggaggataatGGGCTTCTCCAGGGCTTGTCCTCCCCGTATGCAGACGTGTTCAGTGCCGCTCTGA
- the LOC135541512 gene encoding uncharacterized protein LOC135541512 isoform X2, producing the protein MKAMFLWWSLAILFLIQIFASALELEMLDYKSEHFTCSEGISNCTVKAGAVVLIPECPVNLEVQPVLCCRQGTACRPCLHIHLDIQPRNHQTASYVNVCYNVPELGMDICKILEFTVIPAALDGQATSKAWLSLLLKDNAVSFNSQVTVHVCSHHSKVVLPSVDEVCSSAARGVVEECDIPSFSTLIDQESHEVRLQVNKADDSPYPLEMCLQHEDNGVCRTCKESTVPLHSVTPCMCFQVWWNKGDERSHRSISCPFRNHTELLQRNVWENVSVSVMQGLMNNGGAMLSWNLTAPCRVEAEVWPCQKGAGLDMDRCTELVAFRQRLSDDIWRENSRGHWLMPGVFEDVVPGLDLCVMVKGKNSELGPFCPIDSSWWHWRWSLLVLLSLMLAVLAAICLYFLHGKLKRWAWEWYQKECGRLANRGHIVLLSPPDVDGSVSELVCELGSSLCAQGFSVSVDLWSRAELCSLGPLPWLHSQLQHLDSQGIRAILVLTQAAWERAEDWVRQWDQQGQQGKDIVQGVEKEEGVRRWRGRIMGFSRACPPRMQTCSVPL; encoded by the exons ATGAAAGCAATGTTTTTGTGGTGGTCGCTTGCAATCCTTTTCTTGATCCAGATTTTCGCTTCAGCTTTGGAGTTGGAGATGCTTGACTATAAGAGTGAACACTTCACCTGCTCAGAG GGTATCTCTAACTGCACAGTGAAGGCAGGTGCTGTGGTTCTGATCCCAGAGTGTCCTGTCAATCTAGAGGTGCAGCCGGTGCTGTGCTGCAGACAGGGCACGGCATGCAGACCCTGCCTACATATTCACCTTGACATCCAGCCCAGAAACCACCAGACAG CATCATATGTGAATGTATGTTACAACGTACCAGAACTAGGAATGGACATTTGCAAGATTCTGGAGTTCACAGTGATCCCTGCTGCTCTGGATGGGCAAGCTACATCCAAG GCATGGCTGTCACTGCTGCTTAAAGATAATGCAGTGTCCTTCAACAGTCAGGTGACTGTGCATGTTTGTTCCCACCACTCGAAAGTGGTGCTTCCCTCAGTGGATGAAG TGTGCTCATCTGCTGCACGGGGGGTTGTAGAAGAGTGTGACA TCCCTAGTTTCAGCACTCTGATTGATCAGGAAAGTCATGAGGTGAGGCTACAAGTCAACAAGGCAGATGACAGCCCCTACCCACTGGAAATGTGCCTACAACATGAAGATAACGGAGTGTGCAGG ACCTGTAAGGAGAGTACAGTTCCACTGCACTCTGTCACCCCCTGCATGTGCTTCCAG gTGTGGTGGAATAAAGGAGACGAGAGGTCTCATCGATCCATTAGCTGTCCCTTTAGAAACCACACCG agCTGCTGCAGAGGAATGTATGGGAGAATGTGTCAGTATCTGTGATGCAGGGCCTAATGAACAATGGTGGTGCCATGCTATCCTGGAACCTGACTGCCCCCTGTAGGGTGGAGGCAGAAGTGTGGCCCTGCCAGAAAGGGGCAGGCTTGGACATGGACAGGTGCACAGAGCTGGTTGCCTTTAGGCAGCGTCTGTCAGATGACATTTGGAGGGAAAACAGCAGGGGACACTGG CTGATGCCCGGTGTGTTTGAGGATGTCGTACCTGGCCTTGATCTCTGTGTGATG GTTAAAGGGAAGAACAGTGAGCTTGGCCCCTTCTGTCCCATTGACT ccagttGGTGGCACTGGCGCTGGAGTCTGTTGGTCCTGCTCTCCCTGATGCTGGCTGTCCTAGCAGCAATTTGTCTATATTTCCTGCATGGTAAACTGAAAC GGTGGGCATGGGAATGGTACCAGAAGGAGTGTGGTCGAC taGCCAACAGGGGACACATAGTGCTGCTGAGCCCGCCGGACGTGGATGGCTCTGTGTCAGAGCTGGTGTGTGAGCTCGGTTCCTCTCTGTGTGCCCAGGGCTTCAGTGTCTCTGTGGACCTGTGGAGTCGGGCTGAGCTGTGCTCTCTGGGGCCCCTGCCATGGCTGCACTCCCAGCTGCAGCACCTGGACAGTCAAGGGATCAGGGCAATACTGGTACTGACACAGGCAGCCTGGGAGAGGGCAGAGGACTGGGTCCGACAGTGGGACCAGCAGGGCCAACAGGGAAAGGATATAGTCCAGggagtggagaaggaggagggggtgaggaggtggagggggaggataatGGGCTTCTCCAGGGCTTGTCCTCCCCGTATGCAGACGTGTTCAGTGCCGCTCTGA